Proteins encoded in a region of the Anguilla anguilla isolate fAngAng1 chromosome 10, fAngAng1.pri, whole genome shotgun sequence genome:
- the tcima gene encoding transcriptional and immune response regulator a, producing MTNRDLTQPCLSSQWVSLPLAFVGKEKKRKANKMSSYVSSDSHRVSPSVHGNKFDTAHRKKAVANIFENINQDALMKLFQKTGDMKAEERVRSIYSFAHDPEETSKALMALKQRKKDKFLQIAGMVRQLLKLHRL from the coding sequence ATGACAAACAGAGACCTGACTCAGCCTTGCCTAAGCAGTCAGTGGGTTTCACTGCCTTTAGCCTTTGTcggcaaagaaaagaaaagaaaagcgaATAAGATGTCTTCTTACGTATCTTCAGACTCCCACCGCGTCAGCCCCTCCGTCCACGGGAACAAGTTTGACACGGCACACCGCAAAAAAGCCGTGGCTAACATCTTCGAGAACATCAACCAGGACGCACTGATGAAGCTTTTTCAGAAAACCGGTGACATGAAGGcggaggagagagtgaggagcaTCTACTCTTTTGCTCATGATCCCGAGGAAACGTCCAAGGCTCTGATGGCTCTAAAGCAGAGGAAGAAGGACAAGTTCTTGCAGATTGCGGGCATGGTGAGACAGCTTCTGAAACTGCATCGACTCTGA